One genomic segment of Deltaproteobacteria bacterium includes these proteins:
- a CDS encoding tetratricopeptide repeat protein, whose protein sequence is MTGIGGLGKSSVAGRAMTRLKEDGWAVAAVQGRISLSTICPAVGEALRGSHLDPHAVAALASRQTADEVREPLLLAVLRQGRLCLVLDNFEDNLTHEGAWANDSARDLAEKLFCNTEVAALLITSRYPVPGAAKWLEPIPLPPLSPAETRKLIHRLPAMKSLTQSEYDAIQRRIGGHPRMLEFLDAVMRQGKGRFGHVMERIAKKAREAGVDLSAPVADLDDGVRRTLEIGARDVFLDELLAIARASGDEEALLQAAVSALPIEVPDLARALHGRAPSAAEVSALRASAARLRDLSLLELVEDICWVHRWTAEALKARVSEAAHRERCARVGALRAWRVEHVSHALEDGIEAARSYLEARDYENAAQWTDQVLAALARFRQLPTVVAFAREVLATFPRQGRDFAAIADAEANALIALGETSAAMKRAEEVHAALVEQARDEPDRADYQRDLSVSYSKMGDLFRALGQGENARKAFQQSLEIAEKLARAEPDRADYQRDLSVSYNKMGDLCLSEGRVEAARTFFEKDLAIAERLAAAEPDRADYQVDLAISFGVIARLSDPPDRVIARRGAAILSDLERTGRLQPSDLQRLAWIRELAR, encoded by the coding sequence GTGACGGGCATCGGCGGCCTCGGTAAGAGCAGCGTCGCCGGGCGCGCCATGACGCGGCTGAAGGAGGACGGCTGGGCGGTTGCCGCGGTGCAGGGGCGCATCTCCCTGAGCACGATCTGCCCGGCGGTGGGCGAGGCGCTGCGCGGTTCGCATCTCGACCCTCACGCAGTCGCAGCGCTCGCAAGTCGCCAGACAGCGGATGAAGTGCGCGAGCCGCTGCTCTTGGCGGTGCTGCGCCAAGGACGTCTCTGTCTCGTCCTCGACAACTTCGAGGACAACCTCACGCACGAAGGCGCATGGGCCAACGACTCAGCCCGTGACCTCGCGGAGAAGCTCTTCTGCAACACAGAAGTCGCGGCTCTCCTCATCACATCGCGCTACCCGGTACCCGGTGCAGCGAAGTGGCTCGAACCGATCCCGCTGCCGCCTCTCTCTCCGGCCGAGACGCGCAAGCTGATCCACCGCTTGCCGGCGATGAAGTCGCTCACCCAGAGCGAGTACGACGCGATTCAGCGCCGCATCGGTGGCCACCCGCGCATGCTCGAGTTCCTCGACGCCGTGATGCGCCAGGGCAAGGGCCGCTTCGGCCACGTGATGGAGCGCATCGCGAAGAAAGCGCGCGAAGCGGGCGTCGACCTCAGCGCGCCGGTCGCGGACCTCGACGATGGCGTGCGGCGCACGCTCGAAATCGGCGCGCGCGACGTGTTCCTCGACGAGCTGCTCGCGATCGCGCGTGCATCGGGCGACGAGGAGGCGCTGCTCCAGGCCGCTGTGTCAGCGCTTCCAATCGAAGTGCCGGACCTCGCCCGAGCGCTGCACGGCCGCGCGCCCTCGGCTGCGGAAGTGAGCGCGCTGCGCGCATCGGCGGCGCGGCTGCGAGATCTCTCGCTGCTCGAGCTGGTCGAAGACATTTGCTGGGTGCATCGCTGGACCGCGGAGGCGCTGAAGGCGCGAGTAAGCGAGGCTGCTCATCGGGAGCGGTGTGCGCGAGTGGGGGCACTGCGTGCGTGGCGTGTCGAGCATGTCTCCCACGCGCTCGAAGATGGGATCGAGGCGGCGCGGTCGTATCTCGAAGCGCGGGACTACGAGAATGCGGCGCAGTGGACTGACCAAGTACTGGCGGCACTCGCTCGCTTCAGGCAGCTGCCAACCGTGGTCGCCTTTGCGCGAGAAGTGCTCGCAACCTTCCCCCGGCAGGGGCGCGACTTTGCGGCGATTGCCGACGCAGAGGCGAACGCACTGATCGCGCTCGGTGAAACGAGCGCCGCGATGAAACGCGCGGAGGAAGTTCACGCCGCGCTCGTCGAGCAAGCGCGCGACGAGCCCGACCGCGCCGACTACCAGCGCGATCTCTCGGTCTCCTACAGCAAGATGGGCGATCTCTTCCGAGCCCTCGGCCAAGGCGAGAATGCGCGCAAGGCCTTCCAGCAGTCGCTGGAGATCGCCGAGAAGCTCGCGCGCGCCGAGCCCGACCGCGCCGACTACCAGCGCGATCTCTCGGTCTCGTACAACAAGATGGGCGATCTCTGCCTGAGCGAAGGTCGAGTCGAGGCCGCCCGCACGTTCTTCGAGAAGGATCTGGCGATTGCTGAACGTCTGGCCGCGGCCGAGCCGGACCGCGCTGACTATCAGGTGGATCTCGCGATCTCGTTCGGCGTGATCGCTCGGCTGAGCGATCCTCCTGACCGCGTCATCGCCAGGCGGGGCGCCGCGATCCTCAGTGATCTCGAACGGACGGGGCGGCTACAGCCGAGCGACTTGCAGCGCCTCGCCTGGATTCGCGAGCTCGCCCGCTAA
- a CDS encoding glutathione S-transferase N-terminal domain-containing protein — MRLYDFPLAPNPRRTRIYLAEKGLSIPLVLVNLREGAQRTPEFLAKNPHGSLPVLELDDGTLLSESEAIIEYLEELASHCATRCAYFATTRTGSRRTASARAWW, encoded by the coding sequence ATGAGGCTCTACGACTTTCCTCTCGCGCCGAACCCGCGCCGCACGCGCATCTATCTCGCGGAGAAGGGCCTCTCGATTCCGCTCGTGCTGGTGAACCTGCGCGAAGGGGCGCAGCGCACGCCCGAGTTTCTCGCGAAGAATCCGCACGGCTCGCTGCCGGTGCTCGAGCTCGATGACGGGACGCTGCTCTCGGAGAGCGAGGCGATCATTGAGTACCTCGAGGAGCTAGCAAGCCACTGCGCGACACGCTGCGCGTACTTCGCGACGACCCGAACTGGGTCGCGGCGAACGGCAAGCGCGCGGGCGTGGTGGTGA
- a CDS encoding beta-lactamase family protein has product MPARSRFGLVISALVFVAVAAAAKEDPKRVGLDPARLARIDAAMQSYIDAKEIPGAVTLVARRGQIAHVTVQGKRAFDGDAMTRDTIFRIYSMTKPITSVATLMLYEEGKLRLTDPVSKWIPELAQPRVLREPNAPLDATEPSPREITVRDLLTHCSGLVYQFSTGGPLASAYQEAGILGSSTMLPAAEWAKRLGTLPLAYAPGTRWNYSVSTDVLGLLVERVSGLPFAEFLETRLFRPLGMKDTAFNVSDDRLARFATNYTVVNGAATVQDAPSTSTYRAKPVFPSGGGGLVSTVDDYARFALMLAGGGKLGSARILSRKTIELMASDHLTPSEFETFGLRGYRVFSGNSFGLGVMVQTEVAVYRGLGSPGKNGWGGAAGTWYWVDPKEDLVAVMMIQRMAFGSAPIAISRDFETAVYQAIAD; this is encoded by the coding sequence ATGCCCGCGCGAAGTCGATTCGGGCTCGTCATCTCGGCGCTCGTGTTCGTCGCGGTCGCCGCCGCGGCGAAGGAAGACCCGAAGCGCGTCGGCCTCGACCCCGCGCGCCTCGCGCGCATCGACGCGGCGATGCAGAGCTACATCGACGCGAAGGAGATTCCCGGCGCGGTCACGCTCGTCGCGCGGCGCGGGCAGATCGCGCACGTCACGGTGCAGGGCAAGCGCGCCTTCGACGGCGACGCGATGACGCGCGACACGATCTTCCGCATCTATTCGATGACGAAGCCGATCACGAGCGTCGCGACGCTGATGCTCTACGAAGAGGGCAAGCTGCGGCTCACGGATCCCGTGTCGAAGTGGATTCCCGAGCTCGCGCAGCCGCGCGTGCTGCGCGAACCGAACGCCCCGCTCGACGCGACGGAACCTTCTCCGCGCGAGATCACGGTGCGCGATCTGCTCACGCACTGCTCCGGGCTCGTTTATCAGTTCTCGACGGGAGGCCCGCTCGCGAGCGCTTACCAAGAGGCCGGCATCCTCGGCTCGAGCACGATGCTTCCTGCGGCCGAATGGGCGAAGCGGCTCGGCACGCTGCCGCTCGCCTACGCGCCGGGCACGCGCTGGAACTACTCGGTCTCGACCGACGTGTTAGGGCTGCTCGTCGAGCGGGTGTCGGGACTCCCGTTCGCGGAGTTCCTGGAGACGCGACTCTTTCGGCCGCTCGGCATGAAGGACACGGCGTTCAACGTGAGCGACGACCGACTCGCGCGCTTCGCGACGAACTACACCGTCGTGAACGGCGCGGCGACGGTCCAAGACGCGCCCTCCACGAGCACCTACCGCGCGAAGCCGGTGTTTCCGAGCGGTGGCGGCGGGCTCGTCTCCACGGTCGACGACTATGCGCGCTTTGCGCTGATGCTCGCGGGCGGCGGCAAGCTCGGCAGCGCGCGCATCCTCTCGCGCAAGACGATCGAGTTGATGGCGAGCGATCACCTCACGCCGAGCGAGTTCGAGACGTTCGGCCTGCGCGGCTACCGCGTGTTCAGCGGCAACAGCTTCGGTCTCGGCGTGATGGTGCAGACGGAAGTCGCGGTCTATCGCGGGCTCGGGTCGCCCGGCAAGAACGGCTGGGGCGGCGCTGCCGGCACGTGGTACTGGGTCGACCCGAAGGAAGATCTCGTGGCGGTGATGATGATCCAGCGCATGGCGTTCGGCAGCGCGCCGATCGCGATCAGCCGCGACTTCGAGACCGCGGTCTACCAAGCCATCGCAGATTGA